The segment AATCGAAAATAAAGACTCAAATTAAAGGCCAGTttgagatcttttttttttcttaaaactacAGCTATGTTACAGACGTTACTTAAGTATAGGTTAAAAAAGAACTTGCTTTGTGTTATTGTATCAGAtgctatttgtatatttttaaattaatttttattttattttattttttcaactttAGTTCATTTAGTACATTAAGTAAATGCAAATGAGAAAGTTTTGgcaattagctgaaataaaacaagtttaagtTTTACCTTCAAACCTTAAAAAGTTaacattaattttctttaaagtaataaaaaaaaagtttagaactaaaataaactttCTTCGTGAAGATCTTACccattttaatgtgatttacaCCTCTTTTGAGATGATCTAAGATGTATTAAAGTTTGCTTGCTCTTAATGAAATCCTAGACAGGGCACAGCAAACTTCCCTCACTCTTGAGGGGGTGTGAACCTGGCACTAAAACACGCCTCTTCGATGGGTGGGTGGGGCTAGAAGTTTCTGCTTATAAAATGAGATTCCAACAGTGGGGTTGTAACAGAAGCAGAGCTTGACATCAGTTGTTGAGCAGTTCAATACATCCTTTACTGCACATAAAGAATCACAGCTAGGCATCTTGAAAATGCCATCAAATTTCCTCACACCCTTCCTTGAGCTGGATGATGAATTCTGCAAGGTAAGAATATGAACTTTGATTTGTGAAACTCTCTGAAACTTGCTCATGTATTTAAACAAGAGTCAAAAACGATTTAAagagttcatttaaaaaaatggaaactCTGTCACTATTGTTCCAATCCTTTgtggctttctttcttttgtggaacacagaAAATATTCTTAAGAATGTCTTTTTTGTACATAACTGTGTGAACAGCTTTTGCGTTTGTGTTTCTACATTTATTCTATAATTGCTTTCTTGCTTCAATGAAACCTGTGCACCACAAAGTATATTGAGgcgtctctctttctctgttccCAGAGTTTCCGTGGTATTGATCTGACAGAAGCCACACAAAAGCAGCGTGTGGTGGGATTCCAACGCAGACATTCCCTGTGCCCTGTGACTCTTCCCAACTCTAAATTCAACAGCAACGACAGCAGCCTGTGGCCTCTACCGGCCATCAACCAGCAGTGGAGCCATGAGAAGAAGCAGCAGCTGCCACGTTCCTCTTTGAATCAGATCCCCTTCAGAGTAGACCGCTCTGTGAGCATGATTGAGGGTCATGTGGCCTGCGAGAGCCCGACGGCCAGCCCTCTTCCGCCTCCGCCCGGCCTTAGCATCAGCAACAGCTCCTTGTCCTGCTCGAAGGTACTTGGAACGACCTCCACGGCACCGATGTCCACCCGCTACAAGACGGAGCTCTGCCGCACCTACGAGGAAAGCGGCACCTGCAAGTACGGGGCCAAATGCCAGTTCGCTCATGGGATGGAGGAGCTGAGAGGCCTCAACCGGCACCCGAAGTACAAGACCGAGCCATGTCGCACATTCCACACCATCGGCTTCTGCCCCTACGGTGCTCGGTGTCACTTCATCCACAACGCGGACGAGCAGATCGGCCTTTCGGAGAACACTCACGTACAAAAGAGCGTCCGGGAGCGACCTCAGCTCCGCCAGAGTGTCAGCTTCAGCGGTTTCTCCTCGCAACCTCAAACCCTCAGCGGCTTCCACGCCGTACCGGATGCATTGGCCTTCTCTAGATCTTCGTCGGTGTCTCCACCACCATCTACCGGGAGTCCCGACTTGCTGTCTCCTCTGTTCCCTGAGCCGGGGACCCTAAAGCACAGCCACCCCTTTGCAGATTTGGGTGCCAACGGGAGCTTCTATGCCATCAGCGACTCAGAGAGCGTGCAGAACTTGGCGTACGCACTCACAGGCCTTTCAGCTCTGCAGCGAAGTGCGTCGGCGGACTCTCTTTCCGACCAGGACGGCTACACCAGCTCCAGCAGCCTGAGCGGCTGCGACTCTCCTGGCATCGAGGGCAGGCGACTGCCCATCTTCAGCCGCCTGTCTGTCTCAGACGATTAGAAAAACATTACCTGTGCATATTGCATGCTCGTCCGTGCAGATGTTTCTCTGCGCTTGATTCGTAAAGCTCcatgtcatgtgatgaacgcAATGTATACTGTTGTATACCAGACCGAAGCTGCAGTGGGAACTTCACTTTAGGCTTATATGTTTTGGGAATTGTTCTGCAGTGTTTTGTCTGCAGGACAAACCTTCCCAAGTCGCCCATCTGTAGTCTAACCAAAGCCGAGCAACTTAGAGTATATACATCTAGTGTAACGTCTAACCCGCTCCCTGAACATACTGTAGCCTTTAGTTAAGGCATTTTTAAATGGACAGTATTACTGAGTAGTTTTAACCATAGTCCTTTCTAAAAACctatttattgcttttttgtaatttgcgatggttgtttttgttttgtatgcatTTCGAAGAAGGAACAATGTAGATaaggctttttgtttgtttctttgaacCCGTTTGTCTGCTTTGCACGAGCTATATCTCTTAGCTTTAATGAAGACCAGCTGCACAGTCTCAATGTTGGAATCTCAGGATCCTTTTAAAGTGCTATTGATACACTCTACTGTCCTGTATCAGCCTTTTTCAGTAATAAGAGTCAGAGATATCAACAAGGAAGAGTCAAAGATGTTCATATGCAAGCCAACGTGAATGTGAAAGTGACAATGTACCAGAAAGAAGTCAAGTTATACACAGCCTTCTACTTTTGGACTCTGGTTCTATTTAAGAGGCGAAAGTTGTCATTTGCAAATAACATGAACTGTGAGTTCTGATGTTCGTAGGTTGTATTCTATTGTTGTTTCTCATCTTTTGCCTTGTGACAAGACACGCTTTGCCTTTTGTTAACTTAAAACCTATTTATTTCGTTTTTTCGAAATGGGAAAACAGTATATTGTGTTGTGCTTTCgtttcatgtttgtttatatataatttaaatgaactgtttacATTCCATGGGATGGCAATGcccattttcattataatatattgttttaaaataaagtttcaaGGGAACAAAAAATATTGCCTTATTCCTTTGCTTTTCTTCTGAAGTACTGCTCAGTATCAATGTGTGGCTATTTACTCACTTCTGGTGAAACTTCTCAAGCTTGGCTTGCTACAAGGAGTTGCATGTGAAGCCCTCTGCTcgcatttaattttaaacacaacacaaacacgGCTGAATGCTACTCCTTCCATCTGCCTtctagaaagaaagaaaaatgcataCTTGACAGCTCTTTTAATTATTCaagctgaaaacacacacaaaggacAAGCGAACAGATGAAGGCTTTTGTGTGTTGCTTCGCTCATTGTTCCAGCATTTGTGCATGGAAGGCTAAGAAACATCCCACTGTCACACACGGTCATGGACAATAGCCAAAGGTCTCACTGCCTTTTATTGAGACAAGGCTGGGCAGTAAATGAAATGCAGGGGCATTTCTCACATCAGGGCTCCTTTGTGAGGCCACTCTCCTTTTCTTAACAACATCTGTATGCTAATGGAGTGGCAGAAGGGAGGAGTGATTTGCAAGTCTATTGCAGAGCGGTAGGTCTTCCGAACAGCTTACCAGACACTGCTGGCTCCAAACACGCAGCTGAGAAAGCTGGGAAGGTGGGGGTGTTCATCTGGACACCCTAATCACTTATGTAAAAATGCAGCCTAAACTTGAGAAACCATGGCATGATTTCACTGTTCATGTTCCTGGTTCAGATCACAACAGTCTACAACCACTACAACTGACAACCAGACAATTGTTCTGTTTTAACATCCAAATAGGCTCTGGTGTTTGCTTTGAGTTGTTGTATGCAATATCCACTCTGTATATTTTCTCCAATTCTGAAAAAGGGCTTTCAAGGGTAACGTATGTTACAAACTTCATTTGTAGCTactgccaccttgtggtcaatatgcagaaaagaaaaaaaccttcATGGAATATTCATATGGTTTGGGAATTTATTCCATTTGAGCTAAAACAAGATACTACAGACAAAGACATTGCTTTTTTTCATGCACTGGGCAGTTTTGAGATTTTGCTCTATATTCATAGTTTGTCttctttcagactagtggaaataaaatatataaaatatgcattcacatgtttatatacacatttattttactgcaatttatctgtagatttcaattacaatacatatcttTCTCAAAATCAGTTCTTATCTATAATATGAAGAGTTTTAAAGAGGGGTCTCTTCATATATCACTAGCTtgactgaataataataatataatgaatgatataatataatatatatatatatatatatatatatatatatatatatatatatatatatatatatatatatatatatatatatatatatatatatattatatcattttgtagctatatatatatatatatatatatatatatatatatatatatatatatatatatatacagtagtcaacatttgaagtggatcagaaaagttaatcaaagttggcctaagacaagaatgggtattgttttggttttaggacaacttttatgaaatgttttgatccacttcaaatgttgactactgtatatatatatatatatatatatatatatatatatatatatatatatatatatatatagtattgtCTGATTAATGACAAAAGTAGAGATCCAAATTTCCAAATTCCTTTAatgtaaaaacctttaaaacttGATATTAATGTCAccaaaatgaaacaag is part of the Labeo rohita strain BAU-BD-2019 chromosome 18, IGBB_LRoh.1.0, whole genome shotgun sequence genome and harbors:
- the LOC127180706 gene encoding mRNA decay activator protein ZFP36L1 — translated: MPSNFLTPFLELDDEFCKSFRGIDLTEATQKQRVVGFQRRHSLCPVTLPNSKFNSNDSSLWPLPAINQQWSHEKKQQLPRSSLNQIPFRVDRSVSMIEGHVACESPTASPLPPPPGLSISNSSLSCSKVLGTTSTAPMSTRYKTELCRTYEESGTCKYGAKCQFAHGMEELRGLNRHPKYKTEPCRTFHTIGFCPYGARCHFIHNADEQIGLSENTHVQKSVRERPQLRQSVSFSGFSSQPQTLSGFHAVPDALAFSRSSSVSPPPSTGSPDLLSPLFPEPGTLKHSHPFADLGANGSFYAISDSESVQNLAYALTGLSALQRSASADSLSDQDGYTSSSSLSGCDSPGIEGRRLPIFSRLSVSDD